One Kitasatospora sp. MAP12-44 DNA segment encodes these proteins:
- a CDS encoding STM4013/SEN3800 family hydrolase yields MINARELIGSTNVLFMTFDSLRYDVARAMMHAGRTPNLENVVAGGLWEERRTPGTFTYPAHAAFFAGFLPVPSGPARPPRLLACRAIQGKTVADRTYVFDAPNIVEGFAGLGYRTVCVGGVGFFSQQTPLGRVFPAMFQESHWSPDMASEEPHSTRNQVVSALSSLERLEMGQKAFLFMNVTATHTPTAFYLEGAAEADTWESQGAALAYADTQLGPLFEALPHYGRWLVVLCADHGEAFGEDGYSGHGVAHSTVMTVPYSESMVYPK; encoded by the coding sequence ATGATCAACGCGCGTGAACTGATCGGTTCCACAAACGTCCTCTTCATGACGTTCGACTCGCTCCGTTACGACGTGGCCCGCGCGATGATGCACGCGGGCCGCACGCCCAACCTGGAGAACGTCGTCGCCGGGGGGCTCTGGGAGGAGCGCCGTACACCGGGGACCTTCACCTACCCCGCGCACGCGGCATTCTTCGCCGGGTTCCTCCCCGTGCCGTCCGGCCCAGCTCGCCCACCCCGCCTGCTGGCCTGCCGCGCCATTCAGGGCAAGACCGTCGCGGATCGAACCTACGTGTTCGACGCCCCGAACATCGTGGAAGGCTTCGCCGGGCTGGGCTACCGCACGGTGTGCGTGGGCGGAGTCGGGTTCTTCTCGCAGCAGACTCCGCTGGGCCGTGTGTTCCCGGCGATGTTCCAAGAAAGCCACTGGTCCCCCGACATGGCGTCAGAAGAGCCTCATTCGACGCGGAATCAGGTGGTCTCCGCGCTGTCGTCGCTCGAACGGCTGGAGATGGGGCAGAAGGCGTTTCTGTTCATGAACGTCACGGCCACCCACACACCGACCGCGTTCTACCTTGAGGGCGCGGCAGAAGCGGACACCTGGGAATCCCAAGGGGCAGCACTTGCCTACGCCGACACCCAGCTCGGCCCGCTCTTCGAAGCCTTGCCCCACTACGGCCGCTGGCTGGTCGTGCTGTGCGCCGACCACGGCGAAGCGTTCGGAGAAGACGGGTACAGCGGGCACGGCGTAGCTCACTCAACCGTGATGACCGTGCCGTACTCCGAATCTATGGTCTACCCGAAGTAG
- a CDS encoding LCP family protein — protein MTDERPEPPAAGGGKRRHRALRWLVLSLGLLLVLLAAGGGWVYLHLDGNVRHSPLYLGSGSPGTETKNGAGQSPLNILVIGSDTRATAADCAIGGDCGPGANADVEMLVHLSAGRTSATVMSIPRDTVVDIPQCTDPKTGHVYPAVSRALITSSLQNGGPGCTVAAVHALTGIPVDHFALVDFSGVVSMSDTIGGVSVCVDNNIYDPYSQLKLAKGTHSLKGLAALEFLRTRHGFGDGGDLGREAAQHVFLSSLVQKLKSANTLTNPIDLYDLADAATKALTVDDGLGGITNLVALASQLNDVLTAGITFTTMPTLVDPGNADWLVPTPAAQAVFRAIAADQALPDDTASATPQAAAMSPTADAGGAPPSGAQLLMRLMAPAAPAAPMALAAQTPPARTLNAAAAPGCVAVGTQDTTPFGSPIAAYALNPQIPDSAP, from the coding sequence ATGACGGACGAACGGCCGGAGCCGCCTGCGGCCGGGGGCGGGAAGCGGCGCCACCGTGCGCTCAGATGGCTGGTGCTCTCACTGGGTCTGCTGCTGGTCCTGCTGGCGGCCGGGGGCGGGTGGGTCTACCTCCACCTCGACGGCAATGTCCGCCATTCGCCGCTGTACCTCGGCAGTGGCTCGCCGGGCACCGAGACGAAGAACGGCGCGGGCCAGAGCCCGCTGAACATCCTGGTGATCGGCTCGGACACCCGGGCGACGGCGGCCGACTGCGCGATCGGCGGCGACTGCGGGCCGGGCGCCAACGCGGACGTGGAGATGCTGGTCCACCTGTCGGCGGGCCGCACCAGTGCGACGGTCATGAGCATCCCGCGCGACACCGTCGTCGACATCCCCCAGTGCACCGACCCGAAGACCGGCCATGTCTACCCCGCGGTGAGCCGGGCGCTGATCACCAGCAGCCTGCAGAACGGCGGCCCCGGCTGCACGGTCGCGGCGGTCCACGCCCTCACCGGCATCCCCGTCGACCACTTCGCGCTGGTCGACTTCTCCGGGGTGGTGAGCATGTCGGACACCATCGGCGGGGTCAGCGTCTGTGTCGACAACAACATCTACGACCCTTACTCCCAGCTGAAGTTGGCCAAGGGCACGCACTCCCTCAAGGGCCTCGCGGCGCTGGAGTTCCTGCGCACCCGGCACGGTTTCGGTGACGGCGGGGACCTCGGTCGGGAGGCGGCGCAGCATGTGTTCCTCTCCTCGCTCGTCCAGAAGCTGAAGAGCGCGAACACCCTGACCAACCCGATCGACCTGTACGACCTCGCGGACGCTGCCACCAAGGCGCTGACGGTCGACGACGGGCTGGGCGGCATCACCAACCTGGTGGCCCTGGCGTCGCAGCTCAACGATGTGCTGACCGCCGGGATCACCTTCACCACGATGCCCACGCTCGTCGATCCGGGCAACGCCGACTGGCTGGTGCCCACGCCCGCCGCGCAGGCCGTGTTCCGGGCCATCGCCGCCGACCAGGCCTTGCCGGACGACACCGCGTCCGCCACCCCGCAGGCGGCGGCGATGTCGCCCACCGCGGACGCCGGTGGTGCCCCGCCGAGCGGCGCTCAGCTGCTGATGCGGCTGATGGCTCCGGCAGCTCCGGCGGCTCCGATGGCGCTGGCGGCGCAGACACCGCCCGCGCGGACGCTCAACGCGGCGGCGGCCCCCGGCTGCGTGGCGGTGGGCACCCAGGACACCACCCCGTTCGGTTCGCCCATCGCCGCCTACGCGCTCAACCCGCAGATCCCCGACTCAGCCCCCTGA
- a CDS encoding DUF397 domain-containing protein — protein sequence MSIDLTGDGWVKSSYSQSGGACIEWAPSKIGRLGAVPVRDSKDPSGPALAFPTSAFAAFIAGVKAGDFGTV from the coding sequence ATGAGCATCGACCTTACCGGCGACGGGTGGGTGAAGTCGTCTTACAGCCAGAGCGGCGGCGCTTGCATCGAGTGGGCGCCGAGCAAGATCGGCCGCCTGGGCGCCGTCCCCGTGCGTGACTCCAAGGACCCGTCCGGCCCGGCCCTGGCCTTCCCTACCAGCGCGTTCGCTGCGTTCATCGCGGGCGTCAAGGCGGGCGACTTCGGCACCGTCTGA
- a CDS encoding nucleosidase translates to MQLIGTVAPDRPLLVLAVVEEAAHLRTDLPVLLTGMGKVNATAALATVLAQGPRPSAVVNLGTAGALRPGLEGRTHEIAAVLQHDLDTAVLRSLTGHSYGDPITLDDSAGVILATGDLFVTDPAARDRLAELAHLVDMEGYALATVAQRAGLPVRLVKHVSDEAGEGAARAWRESVDDCAKLLATWVHDHL, encoded by the coding sequence ATGCAGCTGATCGGAACCGTCGCCCCTGACCGCCCGCTCCTCGTCCTGGCCGTCGTCGAGGAGGCCGCCCACCTGCGCACCGACCTCCCGGTGCTGCTCACGGGCATGGGCAAGGTCAACGCGACCGCGGCACTGGCGACCGTCCTCGCGCAGGGCCCGCGTCCGTCCGCGGTGGTCAACCTCGGCACGGCCGGCGCGCTGCGCCCGGGCCTGGAGGGGCGCACCCACGAGATCGCCGCCGTACTGCAGCACGACCTGGACACCGCCGTGCTGCGCAGCCTCACCGGCCACAGCTACGGCGACCCGATCACCCTCGACGACTCGGCCGGCGTCATCCTGGCCACCGGCGACCTCTTCGTCACCGACCCCGCCGCCCGCGACCGGCTCGCCGAGCTGGCCCACCTGGTCGACATGGAGGGCTACGCGCTGGCCACCGTCGCCCAGCGCGCCGGCCTGCCCGTCCGCCTGGTCAAGCACGTCAGCGACGAGGCCGGCGAGGGCGCCGCCCGCGCCTGGCGCGAGTCGGTCGACGACTGCGCCAAACTCCTCGCCACCTGGGTCCACGACCACCTCTGA
- a CDS encoding DUF4291 domain-containing protein — protein sequence MINPQAVPLRQIRAAHTATSVTVYQAYRPEIGDYAAQHGGFPESWSRSRMTWIKPSFCWMMYRSGWGTKPGQERVLALEISRAGFDEALAQACLSHYDRAVHADREQWKAELRASVVRVQWDPERDLDLQQLPYRSLQLGLSGDATRNYADRWLLGVRDVTPLAHRIRDLVRAGDRAGAAALLPQESPYPSPAEPGITGTLV from the coding sequence ATGATCAACCCGCAGGCGGTGCCGCTACGGCAGATCCGCGCGGCCCACACCGCGACCAGCGTCACCGTCTACCAGGCCTACCGGCCCGAGATCGGGGACTACGCCGCCCAGCACGGAGGCTTCCCGGAGAGCTGGAGCCGCTCCCGGATGACCTGGATCAAGCCCAGCTTCTGCTGGATGATGTACCGCAGCGGCTGGGGCACCAAGCCGGGCCAGGAGCGCGTGCTCGCCCTGGAGATCAGCCGCGCCGGCTTCGACGAGGCGCTCGCGCAGGCCTGCCTCTCGCACTACGACCGCGCGGTGCACGCCGACCGCGAGCAGTGGAAGGCCGAGCTGCGCGCCTCGGTGGTGCGGGTGCAGTGGGACCCGGAGCGCGACCTCGACCTCCAGCAGCTGCCCTACCGCTCCCTCCAGCTCGGCCTCAGTGGGGACGCCACCAGGAACTACGCCGATCGCTGGCTGCTCGGCGTCCGCGACGTCACCCCGCTGGCCCACCGGATCCGTGACCTGGTCCGCGCGGGGGACCGGGCGGGCGCGGCGGCGCTGCTCCCGCAGGAGTCGCCGTACCCATCACCGGCTGAACCGGGCATAACGGGCACGCTCGTCTAG
- a CDS encoding cytochrome c oxidase assembly protein, whose translation MQTSVLAAEALATGYHGPPPWQWADLATSWTAEPVVLALAVLLGGGYLLGVRTLARAGERWLPTRTAAFLGGLLLWIWVTCSGLGVYERILFTDRAVQVVLLLMVVPLLLALGAPVSLLVQTAPPARRERILRALRSGPSKLLMFPAVSTALLMAPPWLLYFTPWYEKTLTSGLWNIGLHLSLVALGLAYFWPRLQIDPVGHEYPHLLGLFITFAEVIFDAGLGIVLIYGGHLVGGHYYAELARPWGPSIAQDQTWGGNALWVLGDLVGLPFIWALVRRMIAQGKEETAAVDAELDARFEAAAEAAAVGGAAPEDEQGMRPWWLDDPNLRHRYGAES comes from the coding sequence ATGCAGACCTCAGTCCTGGCCGCCGAAGCCCTGGCCACCGGCTACCACGGGCCGCCGCCCTGGCAGTGGGCCGACCTGGCCACCTCCTGGACGGCCGAACCGGTCGTGCTCGCCCTCGCCGTGCTGCTCGGCGGCGGCTACCTGCTCGGCGTCCGGACGCTGGCCCGGGCCGGCGAGCGCTGGCTGCCCACCCGTACCGCTGCCTTCCTCGGCGGGCTGCTGCTCTGGATCTGGGTCACCTGCTCCGGGCTCGGCGTGTACGAGCGGATCCTGTTCACCGACCGCGCCGTGCAGGTCGTGCTGCTGCTGATGGTCGTCCCGCTGCTGCTCGCGCTCGGCGCACCCGTCTCCCTGCTGGTGCAGACCGCGCCGCCGGCCCGCCGCGAGCGCATCCTGCGGGCGCTGCGCAGCGGCCCGTCCAAGCTGCTGATGTTCCCCGCCGTCTCGACCGCGCTGCTGATGGCACCGCCGTGGCTGCTCTACTTCACCCCCTGGTACGAGAAGACCCTCACCAGCGGCCTGTGGAACATCGGCCTGCACCTGTCGCTGGTCGCGCTCGGGCTGGCGTACTTCTGGCCGCGCCTGCAGATCGACCCGGTCGGCCACGAGTACCCGCACCTGCTGGGCCTCTTCATCACCTTCGCCGAGGTGATCTTCGACGCCGGCCTGGGCATCGTGCTGATCTACGGCGGCCACCTGGTCGGCGGACACTACTACGCCGAGCTGGCCCGCCCCTGGGGCCCGAGCATCGCCCAGGACCAGACCTGGGGCGGCAACGCGCTCTGGGTGCTCGGCGACCTGGTCGGGCTGCCGTTCATCTGGGCGCTGGTCCGGCGCATGATCGCGCAGGGCAAGGAGGAGACCGCCGCGGTGGACGCCGAACTCGACGCCCGCTTCGAGGCCGCCGCCGAGGCCGCAGCGGTCGGCGGCGCGGCGCCGGAGGACGAGCAGGGCATGCGGCCGTGGTGGCTGGACGACCCCAACCTGCGCCACCGCTACGGCGCCGAGAGCTGA
- a CDS encoding DedA family protein translates to MSSVTDWILGLSGAVVYAVVGLLIFAEDALFLGFLLPGETLLLVAGTIAAAHRGVDLAVLVTVVVLTAILGDAVGYWLGRHFGPWVLRTRSAVRHRTQVDRARRLIRDKGAAAVFFGRFFTVFRALVPTLAGISRMPYGRFSVYNIAGATLWGTAYCLLGYGLGSAYSRVENVIGTVATILVGLFALAALVVWLVNRRQSRAEVEAEAEAAARARRAEDPTDAE, encoded by the coding sequence GTGTCGTCGGTCACCGACTGGATCCTCGGCCTCTCCGGAGCCGTGGTGTACGCCGTGGTGGGCCTGCTGATCTTCGCCGAGGACGCGCTCTTCCTCGGCTTCCTGCTGCCGGGCGAGACCCTGCTGCTGGTCGCCGGGACCATCGCCGCCGCGCACCGCGGCGTGGACCTGGCGGTGCTGGTCACGGTCGTCGTCCTCACCGCGATCCTGGGCGACGCGGTCGGCTACTGGCTGGGCCGGCACTTCGGCCCCTGGGTGCTGCGCACCCGCAGCGCCGTCCGGCACCGGACGCAGGTCGATCGGGCCCGCAGGCTCATCCGCGACAAGGGCGCGGCGGCGGTCTTCTTCGGCCGCTTCTTCACGGTGTTCCGCGCCCTGGTGCCCACCCTCGCCGGTATCTCCCGCATGCCGTACGGCCGCTTCTCGGTCTACAACATCGCCGGCGCCACCCTCTGGGGCACCGCCTACTGCCTCCTCGGCTACGGCCTCGGCTCGGCCTACAGCCGGGTGGAGAACGTGATCGGCACCGTGGCCACCATCCTGGTCGGCCTCTTCGCCCTGGCCGCCCTCGTCGTCTGGCTGGTCAACCGCCGCCAGTCCCGCGCCGAAGTGGAGGCGGAGGCCGAAGCCGCCGCCCGGGCCCGCCGGGCCGAGGACCCCACCGACGCCGAGTGA